In one Tripterygium wilfordii isolate XIE 37 chromosome 22, ASM1340144v1, whole genome shotgun sequence genomic region, the following are encoded:
- the LOC119991981 gene encoding LOB domain-containing protein 11-like, whose protein sequence is MEMEMEMENSDTAAAATANASSPQQSNSPKSSPSSPSTPLPHVVISPCAACKILRRRCAEKCVLAPYFPPTEPAKFTIAHRVFGASNIIKFLQELPESQRADAVSSMVYEASARIRDPVYGCAGAIFQLQKQVVELQAQLAKAQAEIANIQCQKANLVALIYMEMSQQSPQPSSSQQSVDDFITSTPESYQSNPCFLDDNNLASLWEPLWT, encoded by the exons atggagatggagatggagatggagaataGTGACACCGCTGCTGCTGCTACCGCTAATGCTTCATCTCCTCAACAATCTAATTCTCCTAAATCTTCCCCTTCTTCCCCTTCAACTCCTCTTCCGCACGTCGTGATTAGTCCGTGCGCTGCTTGTAAGATTTTGCGGCGTAGGTGTGCGGAGAAATGTGTGTTGGCACCCTACTTTCCACCCACTGAACCAGCCAAGTTCACCATCGCCCACCGTGTGTTCGGGGCCAGCAACATCATCAAGTTCTTGCAA gAACTGCCTGAATCTCAAAGGGCAGATGCAGTGAGCAGCATGGTTTATGAAGCAAGTGCAAGAATCAGAGACCCAGTTTATGGGTGTGCAGGGGCAATCTTTCAACTACAAAAACAAGTTGTGGAGCTCCAAGCACAATTAGCCAAGGCACAAGCAGAAATAGCAAACATCCAATGCCAGAAAGCCAACCTTGTGGCCTTAATTTACATGGAAATGTCACAACAATCCCCTCAGCCTTCCTCATCTCAACAATCCGTCGACGACTTCATTACGAGTACTCCAGAGAGTTACCAGAGCAACCCTTGCTTCCTCGACGATAACAATTTGGCGTCACTCTGGGAACCACTCTGGACATGA
- the LOC119990306 gene encoding uncharacterized protein LOC119990306, which translates to MGKRAEEGDFQFLVEEQRREFLAAKTLDSDFDVAYNLQMQEAINASVSVHPCTSQSTPADTVLIPEDDSFDYVSLLIEDIDRFELERSDLEQRELLMRQMREDLDRRIHDQQFSSYLMSVPEQEWQKYGDNYERPYDVKNACSSSSSSKPVSEKEVFRLYFKGLVSEERIRDMNVIVAGGGFAICDSRDNVIFEVNKGLECGGERLSGEAAEIEALIEGLRAAMDLGLERVNFFCDDYVVYQYVTRRLQPKQSKIAKLIDEVAHLQRKFEYFQPSLVERNEIKFAFKLARHAIVSQITWPAETSKGKSLKETCLICFEDTDVDEIFSVDGCLHRYCYSCMKQHVEVKLLDGIDAKCPNADCNSEVSIDSCGKFLDPKLVALMSQRKKEASVAVTERVYCPHVRCSALMSKDEVLEFTKPWCIGAESSGARKCVKCQYFFCIKCKAPWHYNMTCQQYQQSNPKTEDAMLNILAKKKLWRQCVKCNNMVELAFGCYHIYCRCGHEFCYTCGAEWKNKKPTCSCPIWDERNIIRRQ; encoded by the exons atgggaaagCGTGCAGAGGAAGGCGATTTCCAGTTCTTGGTGGAAGAGCAGCGCAGGGAGTTCTTGGCGGCCAAAACCCTGGACTCCGACTTCGATGTCGCCTACAACCTCCAAATGCAGGAAGCCATTAACGCGTCTGTTTCGGTTCACCCTTGCACCTCTCAATCTACTCCAGCGGACACCGTTTTGATTCCCGAAGACGACAGTTTCGACTACGTTTCGCTTCTTATCGAAGACATCGACAGGTTCGAACTGGAACGCAGTGATCTCGAACAGCGCGAGTTACTGATGAGACAAATGAGAGAGGATCTCGACCGTCGGATTCACGATCAACAGTTCTCGAGCTATCTCATGAGCGTACCGGAGCAGGAGTGGCAGAAGTACGGTGACAATTATGAAAGGCCCTACGACGTTAAAAATGCGTGTTCTTCCTCTTCGAGTAGTAAGCCGGTGTCGGAGAAGGAGGTTTTTAGACTGTATTTCAAAGGCCTGGTTAGTGAAGAGAGGATCCGGGATATGAACGTGATTGTGGCAGGGGGAGGGTTTGCAATCTGTGACTCGAGAGATAATGTGATATTCGAGGTGAACAAGGGTTTGGAGTGCGGTGGTGAACGGTTGAGTGGGGAAGCGGCGGAGATTGAGGCCTTGATCGAGGGCCTTCGTGCTGCTATGGATTTGGGTTTGGAGAGGGTTAATTTCTTTTGCGATGACTACGTGGTCTACCAATAT GTCACAAGGAGGTTGCAGCCAAAACAGAGCAAGATTGCCAAATTAATCGATGAGGTGGCTCATcttcaaagaaaatttgaatattTCCAGCCATCTCTGGTGGAACGTAATGAGATTAAGTTTGCTTTCAAGCTTGCAAGACATGCAATAGTTTCTCAAATTACATGGCCTGCAGAAACTAGCAAAGGCAAGAGTTTGAAGGAGACTTGTTTAATATGCTTTGAAGATACAGATGTAGATGAGATATTTTCTGTTGATGGTTGCCTGCACAGATATTGTTATTCTTGTATGAAGCAGCATGTGGAAGTTAAGTTGCTTGATGGGATTGATGCAAAATGCCCTAATGCTGACTGTAATTCTGAGGTGAGCATTGACAGTTGTGGAAAATTCCTGGATCCTAAACTAGTGGCATTGATGAGCCAACGGAAAAAGGAAGCTTCGGTAGCTGTTACAGAGAGAGTTTATTGCCCTCATGTTAGGTGCTCTGCGTTAATGTCAAAAGATGAGGTGTTGGAATTTACAAAACCTTGGTGTATTGGTGCTGAAAGTTCCGGGGCCAGGAAATGTGTGAAATGCCAATACTTCTTCTGTATCAAATGCAAGGCCCCATGGCACTATAATATGACTTGCCAGCAATACCAACAGTCAAATCCCAAAACCGAAGATGCAATGCTCAATATTCTTGCCAAGAAGAAACTATGGCGACAATGTGTGAAGTGCAACAATATGGTGGAACTTGCATTTGGTTGCTACCACATCTATTGCAG GTGTGGACATGAGTTTTGCTATACTTGTGGTGCTGAGTGGAAGAACAAAAAGCCGACATGTTCTTGTCCAATCTGGGATGAGCGAAACATTATACGTAGGCAATGA
- the LOC119990323 gene encoding uncharacterized protein LOC119990323, with protein sequence MEISTGTCERIRLDDLNKDGSEEIHLRALELESAEFGDGHSYEFRSKSALEILRETVRILRYNASGFMLTAVVLICPVSAIFLSNLLVDQSSVKKVTARLMLVAKSSGLPMKPFIKQSCHQFSEMVVSSAMCFPFFITFSLLSKAAVVYSVDSTYSKKQVVFSKLYVMLRKIWKRLVLTYVWVCMVIVGCITTSSIILVAVCSTVSVIGFSPDLIVFVAVMLGLVFSVVLANAIIICNTAIVISVLEDISGPQALLRAGILIKGQTQVGLLIFLGSTIGMTFVEGLFEHRVKTLSYGDGSSRIWEGPLLVMMYSFVVLIDLMMSAVYSFSCISYSMEASDGECESILETMAVSPEAIAIE encoded by the coding sequence ATGGAGATTTCAACTGGGACTTGTGAGAGAATTAGATTGGATGATTTAAATAAGGATGGATCTGAGGAGATCCATTTGCGAGCATTAGAGCTAGAATCAGCTGAATTTGGTGATGGGCATAGTTATGAGTTTCGTTCAAAGTCAGCATTAGAGATTTTGAGGGAAACTGTTAGGATTCTTCGGTATAATGCCTCGGGATTCATGCTGACCGCAGTGGTGCTCATTTGCCCTGTGTCAGCAAtctttttgtcaaatttgttgGTGGATCAGTCCAGTGTGAAGAAGGTGACTGCTAGGCTTATGCTGGTTGCAAAGTCTAGTGGACTCCCTATGAAGCCTTTTATCAAACAGTCTTGTCACCAATTCTCTGAGATGGTAGTCTCATCAGCAATGTGCTTCCCTTTCTTCATCACATTTTCATTGCTATCAAAAGCTGCGGTTGTTTACTCTGTGGATTCCACTTATTCAAAGAAACAAGTTGTTTTTTCAAAGCTCTATGTGATGCTTCGCAAAATTTGGAAGAGACTTGTTTTAACGTATGTGTGGGTCTGCATGGTGATTGTTGGTTGCATCACAACATCTTCCATTATTCTTGTGGCAGTATGTAGTACAGTTTCAGTAATTGGGTTTTCACCCGATTTAATTGTATTCGTGGCAGTCATGCTGGGACTTGTATTCTCAGTTGTCCTTGCCAATGCAATTATTATTTGCAATACTGCTATTGTAATATCTGTATTGGAGGATATTTCTGGACCACAAGCATTGCTCCGGGCTGGAATTTTAATTAAAGGTCAGACTCAGGTAGGCCTTTTGATATTTCTGGGATCAACAATTGGAATGACATTTGTGGAGGGGTTGTTTGAACATAGAGTGAAGACATTGAGCTATGGAGATGGGTCTTCCAGGATTTGGGAAGGGCCTCTTTTGGTGATGATGTACTCATTTGTGGTGCTTATCGATTTAATGATGAGTGCAGTTTACTCCTTCAGTTGCATATCTTATAGCATGGAAGCCTCAGATGGTGAATGTGAGTCAATTCTAGAAACCATGGCTGTCTCTCCTGAAGCAATAGCCATTGAATGA
- the LOC119992074 gene encoding uncharacterized protein LOC119992074 has product MNANRREYSSFGYGGGKNGRGNESAGDHVLEFLAAAAEMSVEFGRGCRDIVKQTVMREDSFIVKNFGRGSYLGRKVRAAFGKLKVFNDYLPEDKDPMHAWSVIVLVLLLALLALYVNTEDDASTLSEKKIYIHPPSAQRILLPDGRHVAYKEHGVPADRARFSMIVPHTFLSSRLAGIPGIKDSLLEEFGVRLLAYDLPGFGESDPHPSRNLESSALDMSFMANALGVGNKFWVVGYSSSSLHAWAALRYIPDRLAGAAMFAPMVNPYDPLMTKGEKHGTWEKWTHRRKFMYFLARRFPRLLAYFYRRSFLSGKHGQIDKWLSLSLGKRDKALIEDPIYEEFWQRDLEESIRQGNTKAFVEEAALMVSNWGFSLGDLKLQKKKQDIGILRWLNYLLRAQEEYTGFFGPIHIWQGMEDMVVPPSMTDFVHRILPGAAVHKLPYEGHFTYIYFCDECHRQILTTLFGTPQGPLSNTIEIEKPQHEGNTEEREVETSKSES; this is encoded by the exons ATGAATGCCAATCGACGTGAGTACTCAAGTTTTGGTTATGGCGGAGGGAAGAATGGTAGAGGGAATGAGAGTGCGGGGGATCATGTACTGGAGTTTCTTGCGGCGGCTGCGGAGATGAGTGTGGAGTTTGGGAGAGGGTGCAGGGATATAGTGAAGCAGACGGTAATGAGGGAGGATTCGTTTATTGTGAAGAATTTTGGGAGAGGTTCGTACTTAGGGAGGAAGGTCAGGGCCGCTTTTGGAAAATTGAAGGTGTTCAATGACTACTTGCCGGAGGATAAGGATCCGATGCACGCATGGTCGGTGATTGTCTTGGTGTTACTTCTTGCACTTTTAG CTTTATATGTTAATACTGAAGACGATGCTTCCACTTTGTCGGAGAAGAAGATTTACATCCATCCTCCTAGTGCTCAGCGCATATTACTTCCAGATGGTAGACATGTGGCATATAAGGAGCATGGTGTTCCTGCAGACAGAGCTAGATTTTCAATGATTGTTCCACATACATTCCTTTCCTCCCGGCTGGCCG GAATACCTGGAATTAAGGATTCACTACTAGAAGAATTTGGAGTCCGCTTGTTAGCATATGATCTTCCTGGTTTTGGTGAAAGTGATCCTCATCCAAGCCGTAACCTTGAGTCGTCAGCATTGGACATGTCATTCATGGCAAATGCTTTGGGTGTTGGTAACAAGTTCTGGGTGGTAGGATACTCAAGTTCAAGTCTGCATGCTTGGGCTGCTCTCAGATACATTCCTGATAGACTTGCAg GTGCTGCAATGTTTGCCCCAATGGTCAATCCATATGATCCATTGATGACCAAGGGTGAGAAACATGGAACTTGGGAGAAGTGGACACACAGAAGGAAGTTTATGTACTTTCTCGCTCGAAGGTTTCCTAGATTGCTTGCTTACTTCTACAGAAGAAGTTTTCTCTCTGGGAAGCATGGCCAGATTGATAAGTGGCTTTCATTGTCTCTGGGAAAGAGG GACAAAGCTTTGATAGAGGACCCAATTTATGAAGAATTTTGGCAGAGGGATCTGGAAGAGTCAATTCGACAGGGAAACACAAAGGCATTTGTTGAAGAGGCTGCACTAATGGTGTCAAATTGGGGTTTCAGCCTTGGAGACCTCAAAttgcaaaagaagaagcaagataTAGGCATCCTCCGTTGGCTCAATTATTTACTGAGAGCTCAGGAGGAATATACAGGTTTCTTTGGTCCAATACACATATGGCAG GGAATGGAAGACATGGTTGTCCCCCCATCAATGACTGATTTTGTTCACCGAATTTTACCTGGGGCTGCTGTGCATAAGCTCCCTTATGAGGGTCATTTTACTTATATCTACTTCTGTGATGAATGCCATAGACAGATATTGACGACCCTTTTTGGTACTCCACAAGGCCCTCTCAGCAACACCATAGAAATAGAGAAACCGCAGCATGAAGGTAACACAGAGGAACGGGAAGTCGAAACATCAAAGTCTGAGAGTTAG
- the LOC119992075 gene encoding uncharacterized protein LOC119992075, which yields MKPEKSNSRGFRLRSILISSLSSTVLGIIIFRLATANTQNVVYVKLFAIVGVILATGPWIIQLLLSTITMVLYKAGIHDLTWLLMHPSDEAVYCCQEDDLKRMVDGHARRYNTNIGFGTVVPVNARRGPRLQRNRTI from the coding sequence ATGAAACCCGAGAAGTCCAACAGTCGTGGCTTCCGCCTTCGCTCAATCCTCATCTCCTCGCTGTCGAGTACTGTGCTTGGCATAATCATCTTCCGCCTGGCAACTGCTAACACACAAAATGTTGTATACGTGAAGCTGTTTGCCATAGTAGGTGTTATTCTCGCAACTGGTCCTTGGATTATACAGCTTCTCCTTTCAACAATCACCATGGTTTTATACAAAGCAGGCATTCATGATCTAACATGGCTCCTCATGCATCCTTCTGATGAGGCTGTTTATTGTTGCCAAGAAGATGATTTGAAAAGAATGGTTGATGGGCATGCAAGGAGATATAATACCAATATTGGTTTTGGCACTGTTGTTCCAGTCAATGCAAGGCGCGGTCCTCGGTTGCAGAGGAACAGAACCATCTGA
- the LOC119991538 gene encoding tRNA ligase 1-like — protein MKERERKRRWRRHPDKIERYRVQKFVAENIYLKNPKFEAFLKDKLCCLRRAHATLAHKRSHGVTAVASHGFFLDRKVPVELTAFLFTDKMAALEAQLGSVDGEKKVSRNQWTAQGVAPTEANALPQLHCEGKATRIEINPPITIIQGMLEFF, from the exons ATGaaggagagggagaggaagagaCGGTGGAG GCGACATCCCGATAAAATTGAACGTTACAGAGTTCAAAAGTTTGTTGcggaaaatatatatttg AAGAACCCAAAGTTTGAAGCTTTTCTCAAGGATAAGCTCTGCTGCCTTCGGAGGGCTCATGCTACTCTTGCTCACAAGAGAAGTCATGGTGTCACAGCTGTGGCTAGCCATGGCTTTTTCCTTGATCGGAAAGTCCCTGTAGAGCTCACTGCCTTTCTCTTTACAGATAAAATGGCAGCACTGGAAGCGCAACTTGGCTCTGTTGATGGCGAAAAGAAGGTTTCTAGAAACCAGTGGACTGCGCAGGGGGTTGCACCCACAGAAGCTAATGCATTGCCACAGCTGCATTGTGAGGGGAAGGCAACTCGGATAGAAATCAATCCCCCAATAACCATTATACAAGGGATGCTGGAATTTTTTTAA